The proteins below are encoded in one region of Mus caroli chromosome 10, CAROLI_EIJ_v1.1, whole genome shotgun sequence:
- the Cited2 gene encoding cbp/p300-interacting transactivator 2, which produces MADHMMAMNHGRFPDGTNGLHHHPAHRMGMGQFPSPHHHQQQQPQHAFNALMGEHIHYGAGNMNATSGIRHAMGPGTVNGGHPPSALAPAARFNNSQFMGPPVASQGGSLPASMQLQKLNNQYFNHHPYPHNHYMPDLHPTAGHQMNGTNQHFRDCNPKHNGGSSTPGGAGGSGTPGGSGGTSGGAGGSSAGGSGGGSTMPASVAHVPAAMLPPNVIDTDFIDEEVLMSLVIEMGLDRIKELPELWLGQNEFDFMTDFVCKQQPSRVSC; this is translated from the coding sequence ATGGCAGACCATATGATGGCCATGAACCACGGGCGCTTCCCCGACGGCACCAACGGGCTGCACCACCACCCTGCCCACCGCATGGGCATGGGGCAGTTCCCGAGCCCGcatcatcaccagcagcagcagccccagcaCGCCTTCAACGCCCTCATGGGCGAGCACATACACTACGGCGCGGGCAACATGAATGCCACGAGCGGCATCAGGCACGCCATGGGGCCGGGGACTGTGAACGGGGGGCACCCCCCGAGCGCTCTGGCCCCGGCCGCCAGGTTTAACAACTCCCAGTTCATGGGTCCCCCGGTGGCCAGCCAGGGAGGCTCCCTGCCGGCCAGCATGCAGCTGCAGAAGCTCAACAACCAGTATTTCAACCATCACCCCTACCCCCACAACCACTACATGCCGGATTTGCACCCCACTGCAGGCCACCAGATGAACGGGACAAACCAGCACTTCCGAGATTGCAACCCCAAGCACAACGGAGGCAGCAGCACCCCTGGCGGTGCGGGTGGCAGCGGCACCCCCGGCGGCTCCGGCGGCACCTCGGGCGGCGCGGGTGGCAGCAGCGCGGGCGGCAGCGGCGGTGGCAGCACCATGCCCGCCTCGGTGGCTCACGTCCCCGCGGCAATGCTGCCGCCCAATGTCATAGACACTGATTTCATCGACGAGGAAGTGCTTATGTCCTTAGTGATAGAAATGGGTTTGGACCGCATCAAGGAGCTGCCCGAACTCTGGCTGGGCCAAAATGAGTTTGATTTTATGACGGACTTCGTGTGCAAGCAGCAGCCCAGCAGAGTCAGCTGTTGA